The nucleotide window TTCACACATCTctcaaattttctctctcctccaaaAAATGGGTTCACACCTAAACAAGGTTCTCTCCACAATCCTCCTGGCCTTGATCCTTTCCGTCCTTCCGCCGGCGACTAGCTCCGACGACACCTGCCCATATCCCTGCTACCCTCCACCAACCGGCACCGGCTATCCCGCCACTCCGGCCACTCTAACTCCACCGTCGCAAACAGACTCAGGCTCCTACTCTCCTCCAGCGTACTACTCTCCG belongs to Cucurbita pepo subsp. pepo cultivar mu-cu-16 unplaced genomic scaffold, ASM280686v2 Cp4.1_scaffold007953, whole genome shotgun sequence and includes:
- the LOC111787252 gene encoding extensin-1-like, translated to MGSHLNKVLSTILLALILSVLPPATSSDDTCPYPCYPPPTGTGYPATPATLTPPSQTDSGSYSPPAYYSPPAAYYPYNPPPYDGDSFDGITPPPPDPILPYFPYYYKKPPHKPEDESGGTAVSEIGAFVFICVSVLLNLM